In the genome of Triticum urartu cultivar G1812 chromosome 5, Tu2.1, whole genome shotgun sequence, one region contains:
- the LOC125507949 gene encoding extra-large guanine nucleotide-binding protein 1-like: MASAVAVAGDAEYSFAAEYDGPPLPYSLPRAIPLDLSHIPLAALSSSSSPPPTGSSPLPVVRPLTPSSLCSAIHAQQHAAGPPRSSGDPAGGGAAQAVADSPTSVIENHHAAAHHSAELPSSPSDADDDDKEEEEEEGAGMPSVPHQPTVSFAETSCSILDSSEEEEEDDDEDETADEALPAAARSSGSLSPAHFEAGNHQTGAKSRGCYRCGKGGGFWGRGDKEACLACGARYCSACVLRAMGSMPEGRKCLSCIGRPVAESRRNALGRGSRVLRRLISAAEVDLVMRSERECAANQLRPEDIYVNGAKLSPEELALLQGCSCPPSRLRPGFYWYDKVSGFWGKEGHKPHCIISANLNVGGALVQKASNGSTGILVNGREITKSELQILKLAGVQCAGKPHFWLNADGSYQEEGQKTVKGKIWDKPIVKLLSPVLSLPTPNKMTNQCGEEAINVVNRPDYLEQRTTQKLLLVGSGTSTILKQAKFSYKSKPFSVDECEDLKLIIQSNIYRYIGILLEGRERFEEEVLADRRKLCQHDPSSSGRPESGFCDEEVTEYSIVPRLKAFSDWILKAMALGNLEDIFPAASREYAPLVEELWKDPAIQATYRRRNELPFLPFAASYFLDRVVDISRTEYELCDTDILYADGITSSDGLASTDISFPQLALDVRVADELDPHDTLLRYQLIRINNKGLRENSKWLQMFDDVSLVIFCVAVSDYDEYYEDANGTVVNKMIESRQLFESIALHPTFEQMNFLLLLTKFDLLEQKIGKSPLTACDWFAEFTPLVSRNLIDGTSRSKRGSQNGASLAQMAAHYIGVKFKRLFHSLTERKLYVSYVNALDQQSVCSAIRYGREIVKWEEEKPVFGSSETVYSGDEPSSYSH, from the exons ATGgcctccgccgtcgccgtcgccggcgACGCCGAGTACTCCTTCGCGGCGGAGTACGACGGCCCACCGCTCCCCTACTCCCTCCCGCGCGCCATCCCGCTCGACCTCTCCCACATCCCGCTCgccgccctctcctcctcctcctcgccgccgcccaccGGCTCCTCGCCGCTCCCCGTCGTGCGGCCCCTCACCCCCTCCTCCCTCTGCTCCGCCATCCACGCGCAGCAGCACGCGGCGGGGCCTCCTCGCTCCTCCGGGGACCCCGCGGGGGGTGGTGCTGCCCAGGCGGTCGCCGACTCCCCGACCTCCGTCATCGAGAACCACCACGCCGCCGCGCACCACTCCGCCGAGCTCCCCTCCTCCCCCTCTGACGCCGATGACGAcgacaaggaggaggaggaggaggagggggccgggaTGCCGTCGGTTCCCCACCAGCCCACCGTCTCCTTTGCCGAGACCAGCTGCTCCATCCTCGATTCatccgaggaggaggaggaggacgacgacgaggacgaaACCGCCGACGAGGCCCTGCCTGCCGCCGCTCGATCCAGCGGCTCCCTCTCGCCGGCGCATTTCGAGGCGGGGAACCACCAAACGGGAGCCAAGTCTCGGGGCTGCTACAGATGCGGGAAGGGAGGCGGCTTCTGGGGCCGTGGGGACAAGGAGGCGTGCCTCGCCTGCGGCGCACGGTACTGCTCGGCTTGCGTGCTCAGGGCGATGGGGTCCATGCCGGAGGGCCGCAAGTGCTTGTCCTGCATCGGGCGGCCCGTGGCCGAGTCGAGGCGGAATGCCCTGGGGCGAGGCTCACGCGTGCTGCGGCGACTGATCAGTGCGGCGGAGGTGGACCTCGTCATGAGAAGCGAGCGTGAATGCGCAGCGAACCAGCTGCGCCCGGAGGACATTTACGTTAATGGGGCTAAGTTGTCACCGGAGGAGCTAGCTTTGCTGCAGGGATGCTCGTGCCCTCCTTCCAGGCTCCGACCTGGCTTCTATTGGTACGACAAGGTATCCGGCTTCTGGGGCAAG GAGGGACACAAACCCCATTGCATAATAAGCGCAAATCTAAATGTTGGAGGTGCTTTAGTTCAAAAGGCAAGCAATGGGAGCACCGGCATCTTGGTAAATGGTCGTGAGATTACAAAATCTGAGCTGCAAATACTTAAG TTGGCAGGAGTTCAGTGTGCTGGAAAACCTCACTTTTGGTTGAATGCTGATGGGAGTTACCAAGAGGAAGGCCAAAAAACTGTTAAAGGAAAGATTTGGGATAAG CCTATAGTGAAGCTGCTTAGTCCTGTCCTGTCATTGCCAACTCCTAATAAAATGACTAATCAATGTGGCGAAGAGGCTATTAATGTGGTAAATCGACCTGACTACTTGGAGCAAAGGACGACCCAGAAACTTCTGTTAGTTGGATCAGGGACAAGCACCATACTCAAACAG GCTAAATTCTCATACAAGAGTAAACCATTTTCTGTGGATGAGTGTGAAGATCTCAAACTTATCatacaaagtaacatatatcgcTACATTGGTATACTTCTTGAAGGCCGTGAACGGTTTGAAGAGGAAGTTTTAGCTGATAGAAGAAAACTCTGCCAACACGATCCTTCTAGCTCTG GGCGTCCTGAGTCGGGGTTCTGTGATGAAGAAGTTACTGAGTACTCCATTGTCCCACGCTTGAAAGCATTCTCGGATTGGATTCTAAAGGCCATGGCTTTGGGTAATCTTGAAGATATTTTCCCTGCAGCTAGTCGTGAATATGCGCCACTGGTTGAGGAACTATGGAAAGATCCTGCTATTCAAGCTACATATAGACGAAGAAATGAACTGCCGTTCCTTCCGTTTGCTGCCAGTTACTTCCTTGACAGG GTGGTTGATATTTCTCGAACGGAATATGAGCTCTGTGATACTGATATCCTCTATGCTGATGGAATAACATCCTCGGATGGATTAGCATCTACAGATATCTCTTTCCCGCAGCTGGCTTTGGATGTGCGGGTTGCTGATGAGCTTGATCCACATGACACGTTGCTAAG GTACCAGCTGATCAGAATAAACAATAAAGGATTGCGGGAGAACAGCAAATGGCTGCAGATGTTCGATGATGTCAGCCTTGTCATCTTCTGTGTTGCGGTTAGCGATTATGACGAGTACTACGAGGATGCAAATGGCACCGTTGTGAACAAGATGATAGAGAGCAGACAGCTATTTGAGAGCATCGCCCTTCATCCAACGTTTGAGCAGATGAATTTTCTCCTACTCCTGACCAAGTTTGATCTTCTAGAGCAGAAGATTGGTAAATCCCCGCTAACAGCATGCGACTGGTTTGCCGAATTCACCCCGTTGGTAAGCCGCAATCTGATTGACGGAACCAGCAGAAGCAAGCGCGGCAGCCAGAACGGCGCGTCGCTGGCGCAGATGGCCGCGCACTACATCGGCGTGAAATTCAAGAGGCTGTTCCACTCGCTCACAGAGCGGAAGCTCTATGTGTCCTACGTGAACGCCCTGGACCAGCAGTCTGTCTGCTCTGCTATCCGCTACGGCCGGGAGATCGTCAAGTGGGAGGAGGAGAAGCCTGTTTTTGGCTCCAGCGAGACGGTATACAGCGGCGACGAGCCGAGCTCCTACTCCCACTGA